A window from Drosophila yakuba strain Tai18E2 chromosome 3L, Prin_Dyak_Tai18E2_2.1, whole genome shotgun sequence encodes these proteins:
- the LOC6534758 gene encoding knirps-related protein — protein sequence MMNQDNPYAMNQTCKVCGEPAAGFHFGAFTCEGCKSFFGRSYNNLSSISDCKNNGECIINKKNRTACKACRLKKCLMVGMSKSGSRYGRRSNWFKIHCLLQEQQQQAVAAMAAHHNSQQAGGGSAGGSGGVQGMPNGVKGMSGVPPPAAAAAALGMLGHPGGYPGLYAVANAGGSSRSKEELMMLGLDGSVEYGSHKHPVVASPSVSSPDSHNSDSSVEVSSVRGNPLLHLGGKSNSGGSSSGADGSHSGGGGGGGGGGVAPGRPPQMRKDMSPFLPLPFPGLASMPVMPPPAFLPPSHLLFPGYHPALYSHHQGLLKPTPEQQQAAVAAAAVQHLFNSSGAGQRFAPGTSPFANHQQHHKEEDQSAPPRSPSSHANNNHLLTNGGSADELTKRFYLDAVLKSQQQSPPPTTKLPPHSKQDYSISALVTPNSESGRERVKSRQNEEDDEARVDGIIDGAEHDDEEEDLVVSMTPPHSPAQQAEGTPVGEHPSPSPGQDNPIDLSMKTTGSSLSSESSSPEIEPETEISSDLEKNDTDDEDEDLKVTPEEEISVRETEDHESEEENTSTETAKTSIEKTHNNNNSISNNNNNNNNNNSILSDSEASETIKRKLDELIEVSSENGKRLRLEAPVKVATSNALDLTTKV from the exons ATGAATCAGACGTGCAAGGTGTGTGGAGAGCCGGCGGCAGGATTCCATTTCGGAGCCTTCACATGCGAGGGCTGCAAG TCCTTCTTCGGCCGATCGTACAACAATCTGTCGTCGATTTCCGACTGCAAGAACAACGGCGAGTGCATCATCAACAAGAAAAACCGCACCGCCTGCAAGGCGTGCCGCCTGAAGAAGTGCCTCATGGTGGGCATGTCGAAGAGTGGCTCCCGATATGGTCGTCGCTCCAACTGGTTCAAGATCCACTGTctgctgcaggagcagcagcaacaggcggTGGCTGCGATGGCGGCGCACCACAATAGCCAGCAGGCGGGTGGCGGCAGTGCCGGTGGATCGGGTGGTGTTCAAGGAATGCCCAACGGGGTCAAGGGCATGTCGGGAGTGCCCCCACCGGCGGCTGCGGCAGCAGCTCTGGGTATGCTCGGGCATCCTGGTGGTTATCCGGGTCTATATGCCGTTGCCAATGCTGGCGGCTCGTCACGGAGCAAGGAGGAGCTAATGATGCTCGGATTGGACGGCAGCGTGGAGTACGGCTCTCATAAACATCCGGTGGTGGCATCACCCTCGGTAAGTTCCCCGGATTCCCATAACTCCGATAGCTCTGTGGAGGTGAGCTCGGTGCGAGGCAACCCACTCCTACACCTGGGTGGAAAATCCAATTCTGGGGGATCCTCAAGTGGTGCCGATGGCAGTCATTCgggcggtggaggaggaggtggtggaggaggagtgGCGCCCGGCAGACCACCACAGATGCGCAAGGACATGTCGCCATTCCTGCCGCTACCTTTTCCGGGCCTAGCATCTATGCCCGTGATGCCACCACCAGCGTTCCTGCCTCCCTCGCACCTACTCTTTCCCGGCTACCACCCCGCCCTGTACTCGCACCACCAGGGTTTGCTGAAACCCACgccagagcagcagcaagcggcggtggctgcggcagCCGTGCAGCATCTCTTCAACTCCAGTGGTGCAGGGCAGCGTTTCGCACCAGGTACTTCACCATTTGCcaaccaccagcagcaccacaaGGAAGAGGATCAGTCAGCACCACCCAGAAGTCCAAGTAGCCACGCGAACAACAACCACCTGCTAACGAATGGTGGTTCCGCCGATGAGCTCACCAAGCGCTTCTATTTGGACGCTGTGCTCAAGTCGCAGCAACAAAGTCCACCGCCGACCACAAAACTACCGCCGCACTCCAAACAGGATTACTCAATTTCGGCTCTGGTCACACCGAATTCGGAAAGTGGTAGGGAGAGAGTGAAGAGTCGGCAAAACGAAGAGGACGACGAGGCGAGAGTGGATGGAATTATTGATGGCGCCGAGcacgacgacgaggaggaggatctGGTGGTCTCCATGACGCCACCCCACTCACCCGCTCAACAAGCGGAGGGAACCCCAGTCGGCGAGCATCCAAGTCCCAGTCCCGGTCAAGATAATCCCATTGATCTGAGCATGAAGACCACTGGCAGTTCCCTGAGCAGCGAGAGTAGTAGCCCCGAAATCGAACCAGAAACCGAGATCTCCAGCGATTTAGAGAAAAACGATACggatgatgaggatgaggatcTGAAAGTAACGCCTGAAGAGGAGATATCAGTTCGAGAAACGGAGGACCATGAGTCGGAGGAGGAGAACACCTCCACAGAGACAGCAAAGACCAGCATTGAAAAGAcccacaataacaacaacagtatcagcaacaacaataacaataataataataataatagtatcCTAAGCGACAGCGAGGCCAGTGAAACGATCAAGAGGAAATTGGACGAACTCATAGAAGTCAGCAGTGAGAATGGAAAGCGTCTGAGGTTGGAAGCCCCCGTCAAAGTGGCCACCTCGAATGCCTTGGATCTAACCACTAAGGTCTGA